A section of the Rhipicephalus sanguineus isolate Rsan-2018 chromosome 11, BIME_Rsan_1.4, whole genome shotgun sequence genome encodes:
- the LOC119374021 gene encoding bone morphogenetic protein 2: MVKWLLLLPPLLLLPHVVSDPSLELAKARLLQALGLESAPHRGGSRLPVVPDHMAKLFSKWRDNEGAFLTTGGSADTVRSHTPWGPDREAQTGGARFRFNVSGDPDESLLGAELRLFRLPSDPTQCPGGATPVELVRVYEVLRPATRKLGEAHLRLLDTRATSSKGWLALDVLPAVRRWLVGEANHGLYVQVVDARTGASNSSRVLLRRERHSERYWAPRQPVLVTYSADGKSAPKRVRRAARRRKQQPGKQGRDACRRHSLRIEFSHVGWNDWIVAPPSYEAYYCHGTCPFPMPDHLNSTNHAIVQSLVNSMSARTVPGACCVPTDLSPVSLLYVDAFERVVLKNYQDMVVEGCGCR; encoded by the coding sequence ATGGTCaagtggctgctgctgctgccgcccctgctgctgctgccgcacgTGGTGAGCGATCCGTCGCTGGAGCTGGCCAAGGCGCGCCTGCTCCAGGCACTCGGCCTGGAGTCGGCCCCGCACCGAGGCGGCTCCAGGCTGCCCGTTGTGCCGGACCACATGGCCAAGCTGTTCTCCAAGTGGCGAGACAACGAGGGGGCCTTCCTCACTACCGGCGGCTCCGCCGACACCGTGCGCAGCCACACGCCGTGGGGCCCCGACCGCGAGGCGCAGACCGGGGGAGCGCGCTTCCGCTTCAACGTGAGCGGTGACCCGGACGAGAGCCTGCTAGGAGCCGAGCTGCGCCTCTTCCGGCTCCCGTCCGACCCCACGCAGTGTCCCGGCGGCGCCACGCCCGTAGAGCTGGTCCGCGTCTACGAGGTCCTCCGGCCGGCCACGCGCAAACTGGGCGAGGCGCATCTCCGGCTCCTGGACACGCGCGCCACCTCTTCCAAGGGATGGCTCGCCCTGGACGTCCTTCCGGCGGTGCGCCGTTGGCTGGTCGGAGAGGCCAACCATGGCCTCTACGTGCAAGTCGTCGACGCCCGGACGGGCGCTTCCAACTCCAGCAGGGTTCTGCTGCGGCGCGAGCGGCACAGCGAGCGCTATTGGGCTCCGAGGCAGCCGGTGTTGGTCACCTACTCGGCCGACGGCAAGAGCGCGCCAAAAAGGGTCCGGCGCGCAgcacggcgccgcaagcagcagCCGGGCAAGCAGGGGCGCGACGCCTGTCGCCGCCACTCCCTGCGCATCGAGTTCAGCCACGTTGGCTGGAACGACTGGATCGTGGCGCCGCCCAGCTACGAGGCGTACTACTGCCACGGCACGTGCCCGTTCCCGATGCCCGATCACCTGAACAGCACCAACCACGCGATCGTCCAGTCGCTGGTCAACTCGATGAGCGCCCGCACCGTACCCGGCGCGTGCTGCGTGCCCACCGACCTGTCGCCCGTGTCGCTGCTCTACGTCGACGCGTTCGAGCGCGTCGTCCTCAAGAACTACCAGGACATGGTTGTCGAGGGATGCGGCTGCAGGTGA